The Asticcacaulis excentricus CB 48 genomic sequence GCGGTAAAGGCGGGGACGCCACTGCTGGCCTATGTGCCGGAAGACGGTCTGGCCGAAGGGGTGGCGATGCAGTTGTCGGGGCTGGGCCTGTTCACCTATGCCGGTCAGGTGGGCAATCTGCGCGCGCCGTGGATGGGTAACTGGAACTATCTGCGCGCCCATCCGATCTTCGACGGTCTGCCGGTCGATCAGGCCACCAGCGTCTGGCATCAGGTCGAGGGCCAGCCGTCCAATGGTCTGTTGATAGACGGGCCGGTGATCGGTCCCGACGGCATCGAGGTCATCGCCGCCTACAGCCGCGACCACGACCGCCACAACGGCGCGGCGACCTTTACGGTGCGCAAGGACGGGATGAAGGTGCTGGTCCACCGATTACCCGATATGGTGGCACCACTTCAGCGACGCTTCCTGATCAATGCGATCGGCTGGTTGGCAGAATAGTTTGAAGCCAAAACATTTGATTGATTACTCAAAAAGGTCGTTGCACCGATCCACAGGCGGCGAGAAGGAACTCGCCGCCACCATCTGATGGCTGCGATAAGGCCAGTCTCTGAGCACTATATTTATTCAGATAAAAGAATACGATTTGCCCCCATGGATGGTGACCTGTCCTGCCCTGTCGCCTGAGCCGGGGGCGATACGGAATTCATCCAGTGTCTGGCCTTTTGGCGGAACTATGGGCCTCGCCAATTTGCGCGGATAAAAAACGCCAAAAGTTCTGTAGTGCATTGTTTCTATTGGTGTAAAAAGATGCGGGCACCCTCCGGTTTGGAAGATGCCCGCCGAGGCCGATACCTGGAGAGGGGGAATAGATAACGACCTCTTCCCAATCTGGTTTAACGACGGATTGCAGGTTTTGCTTTTTTGAGCCAAAACCCGCTCACAATCCCTAAACTCAGAACTTTGTGCCGAGGGTCACCATGGTGGTGATCGGAGCACCGATCCAGAAGTAGTTGCCGGAGTCGTAGAAGACATTGCCCGTCGAAATGGCCGAGATGTACTTCTCGTTGAACAGGTTTTTCACATTCAGGCGAAGATAGGCGTCTTTCACCGGCCCGACCTGACCAAGGTCATAGCTGACATTGGCATTCCAGACCGTGTAACCCGGTGCCGCATCGCCATTGGCCAGAGAGGCGTAGCGCTTGCCGGTATATTTGCCGTTGACGTTAAAGTCCCACTTGCCGGTTTCATAGCTGAGATTGACCGCGTGCATAACCGACGGCACCTTGCCCAGCTTCTTCCCCTTGGTCGGATTGTAGGCCGTGGCGGAGTAGTAAACATTTTCCAGCATCTCGGTGTCGGTGTAGGACGACGAGGCGTAGAGATCGAGCCCCTTGACCGGGGTGAAGCCAATTTCGGCATTGATCCCCTTCATACGGGCCTTACCCACATCCGTCGCCACCGAGGCACCGATCTCCTCATCCCATGCCGTTTCGACGCGATGGTCGAAGTCGGTCTTCCACAGGGCGATTGCACCCGACACGTTCGGTGATGAGTAGCGGTAGCCCAGATCGATAGTTTTGGAGATTTCCGGCTGAAGATCGAGCGACAACCTGTCATACAGGGAGTCCGTGCGTGGGGCCGAGATGGTTTCGGCATAGCTCGTATAGATCGTCTGATGGTCGGCGATCTTATAGCTGACCCCCAGGTTCGGCAGCGTCTTGTCGTAGGATACGGTCCAGCTTGCCGGGGCCTTGGCGGTGATCTGCGTCACGGTGCCGGTATAGACCAGCTTGGTGCCCGGGTCTTTCGCGCAGTAGGCAGTCGAAGACGAAATCTGGTTACAATAGTTGTTGAGCTCGCGCTCAAAATCCGGAACGCGCACGCCCAGATCGACCTTCAGCTTGTCATCGAAGAACGAACCGCCATAGGTGATGGCGAACTGCTTGAGGTTGGCGTAGGACTGACGATTGCGCTTCTGGATTTCTTCGCCGTTTTTGCCATAGACCCACAGTGACGAGTCTTCGGAGAAGACGTCACCGATCCATTGCCCACCTTCGAGGAAGCTGACGCGACCCGTCTGACGGTGATTGCCGTGGTCGTAGGTGTAGGCCACCCGCAACGTATTGTGGGGGTCGATGTACCAGATAAGCGACGAATTGACCGTCGTGCGGCGGGTTTCGGTCACGCTGGGTGAAAAGACCTTGTAGGCCGTTGTGGAGACCACGCCGTCGTGGTTGGCATCATAGCCCTTCAGTTCATTCCAGACATAGCTGGAGCCGACCATCGACAGTACACCAGTTGACTCCGTCAGGGTCGAAACCTGCGTGCCGCCGTCGGCCAGCGTGTACTGGAAGCTGGGGTCGAAGGTGAAGACCAGTTTGTCGGTCAGATGCTTCTTGAACTGGGCGCGGATATTGCCGTTGTTCGTCGGATTGATACGATAGCCATAATAACCGGAGGAACCCGACGAGATCGAGTTGGACACAGTGCCAATCGTCGAGGCATAGGCTTCGGACCAGTTGCCTGCATTGATGGTCGCTAAAGAGCTATTATAGACCGCGTTATTGCGGGTCTCATTATAATAAAAGGCCACCGAAGCGAAATCGCTACCCCCCAGCGACTGATAGATGCGGCCGTTGATCTGCTTGCGGTCTTCGGTGCCAATGCCTTTGAACTGGTTGGAATTAAGGTTCGAAACCGCCACAAAGGCCGTCGTACCCCACGGGCCAAACTCACCAGTGTCCACCTGAACGTACTGACGCGAATAGTCATTGGTCCCAAGGGTCGCCTTGGCAGATACGCCAAACGCCTTGGACGGACGACGCGTCTGATAGGTGATGGTGCCGCCGCCGGCCGACGCCGTCGGGCTATCGACATCAGTGGTGCCAAGGTTCACATCAACCTTGGAATAGATCTCCGAGTCCGGATTCATCGTCGGATAATAGGCGTAGTTGCCCGTGTCGTTGAGCGGCATACCGTCAAGCATAAAGGCGATGCGCTGCTGATCGAAGCCACGCAGGGTGATGTCGCCGCCGACGGATCCCGTTGCTGTCTGGTCCGAGAAGTTGACGCCCGGCAGTATATTGATGGCTTCCAGAATGGAGCCGGGGGCCTGCTTTTCGATAAACTCTTCGGTGATGGAGGACCGCGTCTTGGTCACGCTCTGATCAACCGCCAAACCGCCGACATTTCGGTTTCGCGTTCCCGTAACGACGATTTCTTTGGTTTCTTCCAGGGCTTGTGTCGCGGTGGACTGCGCCATTGCACTCTGAACAGTGGTCACACCGGCAATCGCCGTTGTGACCATGAATATTGCCTTGCCGTACTTCATAACTGAGACACCCCATATGATTACTGTAGTCCTCTGCTTCTCACCGATAACCATAGAAGCAGTCGTGGGGAGCCTTAGCACAGGAGAGCAGGCAGTTTGTGTTTAGAGTGATGCGCTTCTACCAATTTTTCCATTTGATGATTTATAGCAACTAAATATTTCATTATTGAAATGTGTAAAAATTATGAAAACTATAACATTGATATAGTATTATATATTGAATAACTTATTTCCTATGACTTTTCTATTGTCAATCATTTGCCTAACTTAAAAAAATTATGTTATTTTATGGTCGGGAATATTTATGCCTTAACAGAGATGTTTTCTGGTTATACGGCTTTGCGTAACTCAAAGGTAAACTGGCGTAACTGCACACGTGGTTGGCGGAATGGGGCTTGCGCGGTGTGTCGAGTTCTGAATCCATGGGGGCATGATTCGACCTCCGCTTCGCCCTCTTTCAGATAAAGAAAAAGACGCGCTAATTGCGGAACAGGCCGAACTTCTGCGCCAGCAAGGGGCGATGATCGAGGATTTGGTCAGGCGCCTGAAAGACCTTGAACAACGTGGCGGCAAGCCGCGCAAGACGTCGAAAAATTCACATCAACCGCCATCGAGCGATGGGCCTGGCAAACCGAACCGGTCTGGTGGCGGCGGGAAGAAGCCGCGGCCGTCGCGCCCGGGCGTTTCGCGCCGATTGGCCGAGACACCGAACCGAACGGAGCGGGTTTTTGCGTCGGAATGTCGGCATTGCTACGCCGATGTCTCGGGGCTTTCCCAACATGTCCGTTGTCGCTACGACCATATTGATCTGCCGCCCATCCAGCCCGTGGTGACGCGGGTCGAGTTGATGGGAGGTCGTTGCCGGTGCGGGAAACGCTTTCGAGCCCCTGCGCCGCAATCCATGCCAACAGGTTCGCCGTTCGGCCCGGGCATCCGTTCGCTGGTCATGTATCTGCATCATTCCCATCACGTCAGCTTCGAACGACTTTCGCGGATTATGAGTGAATTGTTCGGCCTGAAGATATCCGAAGGCGGTATCGGCAATATTTTCAAAAGCCTCAAAGGCAAGATGGCAACGGCCTGTGAAGCGATCACGGCCAAGCTGCGCACCGCCTCCATCGTCGCGTCCGACGAAACCACCACGCGCGTCAGCGGGGTCACCCAATGGCAATGGAGCTTCTCTTCGGAAAAGGCGGTTTTACATAAAATCGCCCCCAGCCGGGCGAAGTCGGTCCCGCAGGACGTCATGGCCGGTCATTATCCGGACGTTTGGGTGAGCGATCGGTATGGTGGCCAGCAAGAGTTGGCGAAAGACCACCAGGTCTGCCTCGCTCATGTTTTGCGCGATATCCAATATGCCATCGACAGTGGTGACAGTGTCTTCGCTCCAAAGATCCGGGATCATCTGCGATGGTGCATCCGGGTTGGCAAACGACGTCCGGATCTGAAAGACAACACACTACGCGCTTACGCCGCCAGGGCCGATGACAAACTTGATCAGCTTCTGGCATTACCGGCGGCCCATCCCGCGGGCGCGTATCTGAAAAAGCAGATCAAAGGTTGGCGGACAAAGTTCTTCGTCTTCATGACCAATCGAAATGTGCCGCAGACCAACAATATCTCGGAACGCGAGATCAGACCCTCCGTCGTCTTCCGCAAAGTGACCAACGGCTTCCGATCCCAATGGGGGGCCGACATCCATGCAGGCTACAGGTCCATCACAGGAACCGCACGCCTCAGCGGCGAAACCCCCTATGCAGCCATCCGCAGACTCGTCGACGGAAACTTCAGCCTCGCGTAGCCATTCTGCCAGGGACGTGTGTAATTACAAACTGGCGACGTTTCATCACTCCTCCTGAAGTCCCTCGTAAGTGTCGGGCTGGACCTGAGTGATATCGCGCGTTCGCAGGTGCGTGCTAATGTGCTGGTAAGTGGACCACATAAAGCCGGGTCCTGCGCGCTTCAGTCCCACCTCAAGCGTTTTCTACCGCGTATTCGTCGCAGCAGGGTAAATGCGGCGGGTCAACAGACGCGCCGCACCTTATCTCCCCCGGCGTTATTGCTTCGCGTTTCGCGCAGCCTGAACAAGGCCGTTCAGCCAGTCCTGATGCCCGTTGATCACGGGATTAGGTCTTGCATTCGCGAGTTCGCGAGCGGGCGCACCGTTTTGGGTTTCCTGGGTGAGTATCCGTACACGGCCATATGACAAATCTTCGATCAGCCAGGCGTGGTGCACATCCAGACGGTCTTCCGCGCCTACATCCCCGGCCCACCCGTGCCACGCAATACGAGCGGCTTGCCCCTCTACGGGCGGCACACATTCTACAACACGCGCCGGAACCGGAAACCCAAAGGTGCGAAAGAAGAAGGTGTCGCCAAGCGCCAGTTCAGGGCCCTTACCGCCATGGATTTCGACATCAGAGGCATTGTCGTAATAACTGGGCCACAGCGACGGCTGAACTAAAAATGGCCAGACGTCGCCGCTTGTCAGGCCAGGCACGATAACTTCGTTAGAAACGTAATTGTCAGTGAAGCCGGGTACAAAACCTGCGGGCCAAAGGATATCGGACATTGAATATCTCCGCTAGTGATGGGTTAAAGGTCAAGGTGGGCGCGATCCTTCACGTTGTTTCGGGACACGCTCTAAGAGTGTGCTGGCATGATGAAGGCAAACCTGTCATAAGTCGAATTGTAAGAATGTATTTCAGGTATCGGCATGACTAATATCAATGCGCTCGACCTTAATCTCCTCAAGGCACTTGATGCACTGATTGATACCGGTTCTGCGACCCGGGCCGCGGACCGACTGGGTCTCAGCCAGCCTGCGGTTAGTGGCATGCTGACACGGCTCAGAGACGTTTTCGGTGACCCTCTATTTGTAAGGGCTCAGCGCGGGCTGTTGCCTACAGCGCGGGCGCTTGAACTGGCCGAACCCTTGCGCCGGCTATTAACTGAAATTGAGGCCCTCGTACAACCACATCGCTTCGACCCTGCGAGCACGCAGGTAACCTTTCGTATAGCGGCAACAGATTACGCCCAGACAGCTATGGTCCTTCCCCTTCTCAAAGAGCTTCGGGAGGTTGCCCCTGGACTACGAGTCGCTGTTCGACCTGTCGGTGCCAACTTTTCAGACGAGTTGGCTGCGGGGAATTTGGACCTTGCGCTGGTAACCCCGGCCATGACGCTAAAAAGCCTCAGGGCAAGAAAATTGTTCGATGAGGACTATGTCTGCATTCTTCGCGCCGGTCATCCGGACGCCGACCATCTTGATATTGAGACCTTCTGTGCGCTTGATCATGCGATTATGTCTCACGATGGCACTCAGTTTTTTGGGGCAACGGACAGGGCGCTGGAACAATTGGACCGCACCCGTCGCGTGATTGCAACGCTGCCCAATTTTCTGGTTCTAGTTAATTTTGTAAGAGAAACCAATACCATTGCCCTTGTTCCCCGCAGGCTGACACACCATGCCGAAGGAATAATTATTCGCGAACCCCCCATCCAAATCGAGGGATTCACAAAGATTGCGGCATGGCATGAGCGCATGCAACACGATCCGGCCCACTCTTGGCTGCGAGAGAAGCTCGTCGATGTCTCGTCCAGGGCTTCTCAAATATATGGGGTAAATTGATCTGATTTTATAGTTTTATTATTTGATAGTTGTTTTTACTTTAAAGCGTTATTTTTAGCCAATTGCATTGAGCGCGTCTTTCTCATCTGTTGATATCGAAGCCCACTTAACTGGTTTGCAAAGAGGGATCACATCCGTTTGGCTTGGACTGAGCGGGCGTGATAGCGCACTCTGTATTTAGAACGCGAGGGAAGGGGTAGGGGGCGCAGGAATGAGAAAAATTGTCATGAAACGCTGCTAAGGCGGCGTCATGAGCAACTCATGCCCGGCGACAACAAACCCTACGGTCGCTCATTTTGATACCTTGGTTCGACGTCTGCGCAACCCGTTAATGCGCTTTTTTACACGTCGTACGGGTTCATCTGCAGACGCGGAGGAACTGGTGCAGGAGTTGTTTGTGCGACTTCTGCGCCGTCAGGATTTGCTTGCGCTTGAAAATGTGGATGGCTATGTCTTTGAGACGGCAGCCAATCTCATACGAGACAAGGCTCGTCGGGACATTGTTCGCGCATCCGACCGGCACGACGACGTAACTGGCTTATCTCTTGCTACAGATGCGCCATCGGCAGAGGATAGCCTGGTCTCGCGTCAAAGGTTGGCCCGTCTTATCAAAGCGCTTGACACTCTGCCACCACGTGCACAGGCCATCGTCATGCTACGACGGTTCGAGGAGATGAGTTACGCTGAGATCGGCAAAAAGCTGGGTATTTCGGTCAGCGCCGTTGAAAAACACATGGTCAGGGCTATGGATGCCCTGAAACTCATCGATTCGCTCGTCGACTGATTCCAAAGGACATGATGGATAGACCTCAAACAGCCGACGAATGGTTCGTCCGCCTGAATTCAGGCCTTCCCGCTTCGCCAGAGGACGATGCGGCGTTCCGGCTGTGGCTGTCCGAAGACCCTTTGAATGAAAAGGCCTACCGCGACTGTCAGATGCGCTGGATGCAACTGGGCGCGATAGGTCAATCGCCCGAGATTCTGGCGCGTCGCGCCAGCGCCTTGAAAGCCGCCGCCGGAACCCATAGCCGCCGCGATTGGCTCCGATGGGCCGGGGGCGGGGTGGCCGCCGCCGTCACGGGGGGCGTGGTCTATGCCGGGTTTGCGCCATCGCGCGCCTGGGCGAAATACGCCACCGGGGTCGGGCAGAGGCTGACCGTGCCGCTGTCTGATGGCTCTGAGCTGACCCTGGCCCCGCTGAGCCGGGTCCGCGCCCGCTTTGCCGATGGAAAACGAACCATCGAATTGCAGGACGGCCAGATTTTCGTCCGTGCCGCGCGCAAGACGACGCCTTTGACAGTGAAGGCCGGGGCCTGCACGATCAGCGGATCGGGTTGTCAGTTGCAGGTTACACATGATGCGGGCAAGGCTGAGGTGTTGGTTGCCGACGGTGGCGCGAAGGTGACAGCGCAGGGCGGCCGGACGCGCCAGCTGTGGTCGGGCCAGAAGCTGGACGGCGATATGGCGACCGCGCGCGTGCAGGCGGTGGATGTCCGCGTGGCGACCGAATGGCGCATGGGGCGGCTGGTCTTCAGCGATCAGCCCCTTTCCGAGGTGGTAGCTGATTTCAACCGCTATTCCGTCGAGCAGTTCACCATTGCCGATCCGTCGCTGGGTACGTTGCGCCTATCGGGTTCGTTCCGCTATGACGGCGTCGAGGATTTTCCGCAGGCGCTGGAAAGCGTGCTGGGCCTATCGGTCGAGCCGGATGGCGCGAACCGCTGGCGCATCACGTCGCGCTGAGCCACTTATTGGCGGGATGAAATTTTTGCGACAGGGTGTGGATTGGTAAATGCGTCGCGTTCCTGTAAGCGGGCCCGCTCAAAAGGGGTCTGTTCAAGGAGATAAGCATATGCCCCGCGTCGCATTCAAAACTACTCTGATGGCCTGCTGCGCCGCCGTTTCGGTAATCGCCGTTATTGCGGCGCCCGTTCACGCCCAAACCGCCTCTATGGCTTTTCGTATCGAGGGGCAGCCGTTGGATCAGGCCCTGATCGAATTCGCACGCGCCGCCGACGTACAGGTGTTGTTCACGCCGGAACTGGTACGCGGTAAGCGCGCGGGGGCCGTATCGGGGACCCTCTCGCCGCGTGAAGCGCTGGCGACGCTACTTAACGGCACAGGGGTCGGCATCCGCAGCGTCAGCGCCGATGGCCGTACCTTCTCACTAGGTGCGACGGACGTGGCCGGCGCGGAGCCTGAAGTGGTCGTCGTCACCGCACTGAAGCGTACGGCAGCCATCGCCAAGGTGCCGGCGGCCGTCGTCGCCATCAACGGCACGGATATCCGCGAACGTGGCATCGTCGGCGCGGACGGTCTGGTCGACGAAATCCCAGGCGTTTCGATCAACTATTCGACCGGCGGCACGGGCTACGGTCTGCTCAGCATCCGCGGCATCGGCGGTGCCGATGACTATAAGCCAAACGGTTCGCCCTCGGTCGCCCTGCACGTCGACGGCATCTATCAGACCTCGAACGCGTACGTCGGCATGCCTCTGTTCGACCTGGAGCGTATCGAGGTTCTGAAAGGCCCGCAGGGCACCCTCTATGGCCGCAATACGACCGCCGGCGTCATCAACGCCATTACGCGCGGTCCATCGGAAGCCTTCGAAGGTTATGCCGACGTACGTGCCGGTAATTTCGATTATACACGCTTTGAGACGGCCTTCGGCGGCAAGGTCAGCGAGAATTTCGGCGTGCGTCTGGCCGTGATGGCCGAAAACGGTGGCGGCTTCATGAACGGCGAGGGTGCGGGCACGCTGGCCGGGTTTCGCCCCACCGTAGGCGGTATTGTGCAGACTCAGGTGCCTGCCGTCACCGATCCGGGCAAGCGCGAAGGTTTCGGCGACAAGGACATGGTCGCGGCGCGCGCCACCTTCTCGTTCGATTTCACGCCCCAGACCAATCTGACAGTCAAGGCCTTCGCCAGCCGCGACCGGGGCGACAGCCGTCAGTACGACCGTCTGGAAAAGGCGCTCGACAATACGCAGTTCAACGCCGGTGAAAACGCCGATCCGTACAGCTTCTATTCGCAGAAATACTTCACCCACGCCTACGACATCCGTGGCCTGTCGGGTACGCTGACGCACCGCGTGAAGGAAAACCTCAACTTCACCGTGGTCGGCGGCGTGCAATCGACCGACCGCACCGACGGCGGCAATGGCGACGGTTCGCCCTATCCCGGCTATGAGTACGCCTTCGACGAAAAGCTGTCGCAGGCGTCGCTGGAAATGCGTTTGAGCGACGACAATGGCGGCAAGTTCGACTGGATCGTCGGTGCCTTCTACCTGACCGATTCGGCGGATTTCGACTCGACCTGGACCAGCTTCACCGTGCGCTCGGTCTACGATAATAACCACAAGCAGCGCCGCAACTCCTTCGCCGTCTTCGGTCAGGCCGACTACAATGTCACCGAGAAGCTGCGCCTGTCGGGCGGTCTGCGTTTCACGCGCGACACCGTCGATTACAAGGGCCAGAATATCGATCATAACCCCTGGGGCATCTCGATCTATAACTCGACCTTCGCCACCGTGTCGGGCTTTAGCTGGGATCGCGATTTCGAGGACGATAACCTGTCGGGCCGTCTGACAGCGCAGTATTTCGTCAACGACAATTTCAACCTCTTCGCCTCGGCGTCGACCGGCTATCGCGGCGGCGGGTTCGACGGCACCTCGATCATGACGCTTGAGGAAACCTATCCGTTCGAGTCGGAAACCGTCACCGCCTATGAGGCCGGTGCGCGCTGGTACAAGGGCCGCTTCCGTGCCTCGCTGGATGTGTTCTCCTATAAGTTCAAGAATCTGCAGGCGACGACGCGCCTGGCCAACGACACCAATGGCCGCACCAATGTCGGTAAGGCGGAAACCTCGGGTGTCGATCTGGCGGTCGGCGTGCGCCTGTTCGACGGTCAAACCCAGAAGCTCGATCTCGACCTCTCGGCGGCCTTCCTCGACTCGGAAATCACCGAATATATCTCGCGCCGCGCCGCCGACGTGGCGGCCACGGTCGGCGATCCCCTGCCGGGCGCGCCGGACGTCACCGCCAATCTCAGCCTGAAGCATCAGGTGGCTTTCACTGGCGGCTGGTACCTGACGTCGCGCCTGACCGTCGCCCACCACGGCGAGGAGTCGAACCGCCTGAACGCCCTGCCGAACAATACGGCGGAGCCCTATACCCTGACCAATGTCCATGTGGAACTGGCGTCGCCGGCGTCGTGGTCGGTCTATGCCTTCGGCAAGAACGTCACCGATGAGGTCTACTTCCCGGAACTGAACGGGGCCGCCCGTCTGGTCGGGGCCCCGGCGACCTATGGCGTCGGTCTGCGTTACCGCTTCTGATACTCTGTAAGCTTTTGCGTCGGCGTCCTCTTCCATTGCGGGGAGGACGCTTTTTTGTGCCTTAACGAATGAAAAATTCCAGCACGACGACGATCTCCTGCCCCTGCAGACCGGCTTCGGCGGGAACGGGCAGGGGCGAGGCCGCGCGCAGGACCCGCAGGGCCTCGGCATCAAGCGATGGCACCCCGGAACTGCGTAGCAGCCGCCGCGACAGCACCTTGCCCTGCGCATCGACGGTGAAGCAGACGACCGCCGCCCCTTGCTGACGGCGGATGCGGGCTTCGGCCGGATAGCGTTTGTGCTGTTCGATGTGCGCCAGAAGACGCGCGCGCCAGTCCGGCGAGGCGGACACTGCTTTTGGCGCGGGCGGGGCGGGTTTGGACGCGGGTGCTGTCGTGGCCGGAGCCGGGCGCGCGTCTGAGGGCTTTTCGAGCGGCGCGGCCTCTTCGGGTGGCGGCACCCTCAGCGGTTCCACCGATG encodes the following:
- a CDS encoding TonB-dependent receptor domain-containing protein, with amino-acid sequence MVTTAIAGVTTVQSAMAQSTATQALEETKEIVVTGTRNRNVGGLAVDQSVTKTRSSITEEFIEKQAPGSILEAINILPGVNFSDQTATGSVGGDITLRGFDQQRIAFMLDGMPLNDTGNYAYYPTMNPDSEIYSKVDVNLGTTDVDSPTASAGGGTITYQTRRPSKAFGVSAKATLGTNDYSRQYVQVDTGEFGPWGTTAFVAVSNLNSNQFKGIGTEDRKQINGRIYQSLGGSDFASVAFYYNETRNNAVYNSSLATINAGNWSEAYASTIGTVSNSISSGSSGYYGYRINPTNNGNIRAQFKKHLTDKLVFTFDPSFQYTLADGGTQVSTLTESTGVLSMVGSSYVWNELKGYDANHDGVVSTTAYKVFSPSVTETRRTTVNSSLIWYIDPHNTLRVAYTYDHGNHRQTGRVSFLEGGQWIGDVFSEDSSLWVYGKNGEEIQKRNRQSYANLKQFAITYGGSFFDDKLKVDLGVRVPDFERELNNYCNQISSSTAYCAKDPGTKLVYTGTVTQITAKAPASWTVSYDKTLPNLGVSYKIADHQTIYTSYAETISAPRTDSLYDRLSLDLQPEISKTIDLGYRYSSPNVSGAIALWKTDFDHRVETAWDEEIGASVATDVGKARMKGINAEIGFTPVKGLDLYASSSYTDTEMLENVYYSATAYNPTKGKKLGKVPSVMHAVNLSYETGKWDFNVNGKYTGKRYASLANGDAAPGYTVWNANVSYDLGQVGPVKDAYLRLNVKNLFNEKYISAISTGNVFYDSGNYFWIGAPITTMVTLGTKF
- the tnpC gene encoding IS66 family transposase, whose translation is MIRPPLRPLSDKEKDALIAEQAELLRQQGAMIEDLVRRLKDLEQRGGKPRKTSKNSHQPPSSDGPGKPNRSGGGGKKPRPSRPGVSRRLAETPNRTERVFASECRHCYADVSGLSQHVRCRYDHIDLPPIQPVVTRVELMGGRCRCGKRFRAPAPQSMPTGSPFGPGIRSLVMYLHHSHHVSFERLSRIMSELFGLKISEGGIGNIFKSLKGKMATACEAITAKLRTASIVASDETTTRVSGVTQWQWSFSSEKAVLHKIAPSRAKSVPQDVMAGHYPDVWVSDRYGGQQELAKDHQVCLAHVLRDIQYAIDSGDSVFAPKIRDHLRWCIRVGKRRPDLKDNTLRAYAARADDKLDQLLALPAAHPAGAYLKKQIKGWRTKFFVFMTNRNVPQTNNISEREIRPSVVFRKVTNGFRSQWGADIHAGYRSITGTARLSGETPYAAIRRLVDGNFSLA
- a CDS encoding SRPBCC domain-containing protein, with protein sequence MSDILWPAGFVPGFTDNYVSNEVIVPGLTSGDVWPFLVQPSLWPSYYDNASDVEIHGGKGPELALGDTFFFRTFGFPVPARVVECVPPVEGQAARIAWHGWAGDVGAEDRLDVHHAWLIEDLSYGRVRILTQETQNGAPARELANARPNPVINGHQDWLNGLVQAARNAKQ
- a CDS encoding LysR family transcriptional regulator; its protein translation is MTNINALDLNLLKALDALIDTGSATRAADRLGLSQPAVSGMLTRLRDVFGDPLFVRAQRGLLPTARALELAEPLRRLLTEIEALVQPHRFDPASTQVTFRIAATDYAQTAMVLPLLKELREVAPGLRVAVRPVGANFSDELAAGNLDLALVTPAMTLKSLRARKLFDEDYVCILRAGHPDADHLDIETFCALDHAIMSHDGTQFFGATDRALEQLDRTRRVIATLPNFLVLVNFVRETNTIALVPRRLTHHAEGIIIREPPIQIEGFTKIAAWHERMQHDPAHSWLREKLVDVSSRASQIYGVN
- a CDS encoding RNA polymerase sigma factor gives rise to the protein MSNSCPATTNPTVAHFDTLVRRLRNPLMRFFTRRTGSSADAEELVQELFVRLLRRQDLLALENVDGYVFETAANLIRDKARRDIVRASDRHDDVTGLSLATDAPSAEDSLVSRQRLARLIKALDTLPPRAQAIVMLRRFEEMSYAEIGKKLGISVSAVEKHMVRAMDALKLIDSLVD
- a CDS encoding FecR family protein; this translates as MMDRPQTADEWFVRLNSGLPASPEDDAAFRLWLSEDPLNEKAYRDCQMRWMQLGAIGQSPEILARRASALKAAAGTHSRRDWLRWAGGGVAAAVTGGVVYAGFAPSRAWAKYATGVGQRLTVPLSDGSELTLAPLSRVRARFADGKRTIELQDGQIFVRAARKTTPLTVKAGACTISGSGCQLQVTHDAGKAEVLVADGGAKVTAQGGRTRQLWSGQKLDGDMATARVQAVDVRVATEWRMGRLVFSDQPLSEVVADFNRYSVEQFTIADPSLGTLRLSGSFRYDGVEDFPQALESVLGLSVEPDGANRWRITSR
- a CDS encoding TonB-dependent receptor domain-containing protein, encoding MPRVAFKTTLMACCAAVSVIAVIAAPVHAQTASMAFRIEGQPLDQALIEFARAADVQVLFTPELVRGKRAGAVSGTLSPREALATLLNGTGVGIRSVSADGRTFSLGATDVAGAEPEVVVVTALKRTAAIAKVPAAVVAINGTDIRERGIVGADGLVDEIPGVSINYSTGGTGYGLLSIRGIGGADDYKPNGSPSVALHVDGIYQTSNAYVGMPLFDLERIEVLKGPQGTLYGRNTTAGVINAITRGPSEAFEGYADVRAGNFDYTRFETAFGGKVSENFGVRLAVMAENGGGFMNGEGAGTLAGFRPTVGGIVQTQVPAVTDPGKREGFGDKDMVAARATFSFDFTPQTNLTVKAFASRDRGDSRQYDRLEKALDNTQFNAGENADPYSFYSQKYFTHAYDIRGLSGTLTHRVKENLNFTVVGGVQSTDRTDGGNGDGSPYPGYEYAFDEKLSQASLEMRLSDDNGGKFDWIVGAFYLTDSADFDSTWTSFTVRSVYDNNHKQRRNSFAVFGQADYNVTEKLRLSGGLRFTRDTVDYKGQNIDHNPWGISIYNSTFATVSGFSWDRDFEDDNLSGRLTAQYFVNDNFNLFASASTGYRGGGFDGTSIMTLEETYPFESETVTAYEAGARWYKGRFRASLDVFSYKFKNLQATTRLANDTNGRTNVGKAETSGVDLAVGVRLFDGQTQKLDLDLSAAFLDSEITEYISRRAADVAATVGDPLPGAPDVTANLSLKHQVAFTGGWYLTSRLTVAHHGEESNRLNALPNNTAEPYTLTNVHVELASPASWSVYAFGKNVTDEVYFPELNGAARLVGAPATYGVGLRYRF
- a CDS encoding energy transducer TonB family protein — translated: MILLLSAALHALPLAGLWQWAQSAPEAPPEPDALTIEMVRLAPPQPPSERPPGPVQTEATARKAPPRQVLERVPDASVEPLRVPPPEEAAPLEKPSDARPAPATTAPASKPAPPAPKAVSASPDWRARLLAHIEQHKRYPAEARIRRQQGAAVVCFTVDAQGKVLSRRLLRSSGVPSLDAEALRVLRAASPLPVPAEAGLQGQEIVVVLEFFIR